From a region of the Leptospira venezuelensis genome:
- a CDS encoding DUF4340 domain-containing protein, whose protein sequence is MDFSRPKELLRYTYREYPQILFFLGNIILAFLLLIAKDPWDWFKKTYQNSEPFYKTKSEEIQTIISGRKGQESVLNRNLDGWIVQLPSGLVLPGDSARIEELIQTCLHLRKFTLLSESSSISKEEFGLGGDEPIIELKSVSGNSLGKILIGAPVRKGSGTYILDEKNQIWLVKENLKSVTGGGKLDFFLSRSLVPPFPDREKVSEIKISGLASVDFTLSKQDENWILETSSGQILASSEEVENYLEEIKKLSADEVILEKSEEYVPVPKDRNFKIEIVTSTDRYLVSPIGMTKLGSYVFQREGLSYRLVLDPWNLERILQKDLADFSNRFLSP, encoded by the coding sequence ATGGATTTTTCAAGACCTAAAGAACTTCTCCGCTACACGTATAGAGAATATCCACAGATACTATTCTTTTTGGGGAATATAATATTAGCCTTCCTATTATTGATCGCAAAAGATCCATGGGACTGGTTCAAAAAGACCTACCAAAATTCTGAGCCCTTCTATAAAACTAAATCAGAAGAGATTCAAACCATCATCAGCGGACGCAAAGGTCAGGAGAGTGTTCTAAACCGAAATCTAGATGGATGGATAGTTCAGCTACCATCTGGATTAGTATTGCCAGGAGATTCTGCCAGAATCGAAGAATTAATCCAAACTTGTTTACATCTGCGTAAATTCACTCTACTCTCAGAATCCAGTTCAATTTCTAAGGAAGAATTCGGCTTAGGAGGAGATGAACCAATTATAGAACTCAAAAGTGTTTCCGGAAATTCATTGGGGAAAATTCTAATTGGAGCCCCTGTCAGAAAGGGTTCAGGGACCTATATCCTGGACGAAAAAAATCAGATCTGGTTAGTTAAAGAAAATCTAAAATCAGTTACAGGCGGAGGTAAACTAGACTTTTTCCTGAGTAGATCTCTTGTTCCGCCCTTTCCTGATAGAGAAAAAGTTTCGGAGATCAAGATCTCGGGACTTGCCTCTGTTGATTTTACTTTAAGTAAACAAGATGAAAATTGGATCTTAGAAACTTCCAGTGGGCAGATCCTTGCATCTTCTGAGGAAGTAGAAAACTATTTAGAAGAAATCAAAAAACTAAGTGCGGACGAAGTTATTTTGGAGAAGTCGGAAGAATATGTTCCGGTTCCTAAAGATAGAAATTTTAAAATTGAGATTGTAACTAGCACGGATCGTTATCTAGTTTCTCCGATTGGAATGACCAAGTTAGGAAGTTATGTTTTCCAGAGAGAGGGCCTAAGTTACAGATTGGTCTTGGATCCCTGGAACCTGGAAAGGATACTACAAAAGGATCTTG